DNA from Hyalangium minutum:
GGGGTGCTCAGGCACCCCGGGCCAAGTCCCCTGACAGACCCCCAAGAGACATGGTTTCTTCCCGGCCGCCATGCTGAAGCCACGTCGCAAGCGCTGGCCCTGGTTGCTCGCTGGGCTGGTCGTCCTGGGAGTTACCTACATGCTGCGCCCTGCTCCCCCCAAGGGACGCCCTGCGGATCCTCCGTATCTCACCTTCTTCCTGGTGGATGGCCTGTCCCAGGAGGTGTTCCAGCGGGAGTTGGAAGCCGGGCGCCTGCCAAACTTCTCCCGGCTCATCTCCGAGGGCCTCTATGTGGAGGACGGCATCGCTGCCTTCCCGAGCATGACGGGCTACGGCTTCTACCCCTTCATCACCGGGCAGGATGCGGTGCGCAGCGGCGTGCTGGGCCTGCGCTGGTTCCGGCGCGAGGCCCCCGAGGGCAACTTCCGCGCCTACGTGGGCCGCACCAACGTGATGATGAACGAGGACTTCGCCGCCGAGCCTCGCACGCTCTTCGAGTGCTTCCCGGGGCAGCACAGCTTCTCGGTGAACAGCTACGCCAACCGCGGCGTGGTGCGGAACGAGAAGCTCGGCTGGGGCTTCAGCATGGCCAAGTACCAGGAGAAGTACCCGCTCATCCGGTTCCTGGGGGGCACGCCGTGGCTGGGGCCTCGCTTCATCCCGGACTGGTACGGCGCCGAGACGCAGGTGCTGGAGCTGGCGCTGGAGGACCTGGCCGACAAGCCCAAGGTGCAGTGGGTCACCTTCGCCAGCCCGGACGGCCGCAACCACATCGTCGGCACGGACGACACGTACGTGAAGCTGGTGCGCCATATCGACTCGCTCATCGGCCGTTACCGCGAGGAGAGCCAGCGCCTAGGCCAGGAGGAGCACCGCCTGTACGCCGTCATCTCGGACCACGGCGTCACCGACGTGCACAAGAACGTGGATCTGCGGGTGGCGCTGGGCACGGCGGGGCTGCGCGCCTGGCGCGGCGAGGCCACCCACCTGCGCCAGAGCCGCCTGAATGATCCGATCTCCACCTGGGCGGACACGGACGTCGTCCTCGCGGTGAACGGCAACACGATGAACTACGTGTACCTGCGCAACCCGGCCGCCCAGGGCGAGCAGGCGTGGCGCACGCAGCCCGCGCCGGGCACGGCCTTCCAGCTGCCTCCGCACCAGGGCGGCGCGCCCGTGGACGTGGTGAAGGTGCTGCGCGAGGCAGAGGGCGTGGAGCTGGTGGTGACCCGCGCCGACGCCGCCGGACAGGTGCGCGTCTTCTCGCGCACGGGCGAGGGCCGCATCACCCCGAGTGAGGGTGGGCTCTCCTACTCCTGCGAGGGCGAGGATCCCCTGGGCTACGCGCAAGGCGAGGCCAGCCGGGTGCTGTGCGACGGCCGTCCGCGCTCGGATCGCGACTGGCTGAAGGCCACCCACGCCCTGGGCTTTCCGGACGCGGTGGTGCGGCTACACCGGCTGATGTCGGCGCCGGACGTGGCGGACCTCGTGGTGACGGCGGCGCTCGGTTACGACTTGGCGGCCGACTACGAGCTGGTGGTGGGCAACTACCGGGGCGGCCACGGAGGCCTGCGCGCGGATCAGCTCCGCGTGCCGTACATCCTCTCTGGCCCTGGAGTGCCGATGGGCCAGCGACTGGCCACGGCCCGGGCCGAGGACATCGGGGCAACAGTGCTGCGCCTGGCCGGCTGCCCGCCCGCCGAGCAGCGGGCCGGCGAGGATTTGATCCCGGCCGTGGCCACGCCCGCTCCCCCCTGAGCAGGCGGACAGGCATTTCACCCTGTCCTCCAGGGCAGGGCATGGCCACCTTGCGGCCCGAAGGGACCCACGTTTCGTGGGCCCTCTGGAGGGGGATTCGCCCTCTTCCGTGGCGCCAGGAGGGCCTGGACACGGGGGATCAGGCGAGGCCGCGATATGGCTTCGGATCCGACAACGCCCGCCGGCTGGCGGGGACGTCTTGAGCAGCGCCTCGGCGGGCTGGCGGACTACAACTACCGCCACCCCTGGCTAGCGCTCGCCATTGCCCTGGCGCTGAGCGTGCTGGGGGTCTTCTTCGCGCGGGGACTGTCGCTTGATGCGAACCTGGTGAGCCTGCTTCCCCAGTCCTTCCAGAGCGTGAAGGATCTGCAGGAGCTGGAGGAGCGCTTCGGCGGGCTCGGGTGGGTGGCCGTGGTAGGCGAGGGGGCGGACCCCGAAGCCCTGCGCCGCTTCGCGGACGATCTGGCGCCCCAGCTGGAGGCCTTGCCTGACATCCGCTTCGTGGAGTCGAAGCGCCCCGGGCCCTTCCTCCAGGAGCACGCGCTCTACTTCCTCTCCTTGGAGGATCTGCTGCAGGTGGAGCAGCGCATCGACGCGCGCCTCACGTACGAGAAGCAGCGCGCCAACCCGCTCTATGTCCCGCTGGTGGACGAGCCCGTGCCCTCGCTGGACTTCTCGGACCTGGAGGCGAAGTACGGCGCGGGCAGCGTGCGCAGGCTCTCGGGCCCCACGGGGGGAGAATACTATCTGGATCCGGTGGCGCGCCGTGTGGTGCTGCTGGCCAAGCCCGAGGGCATCTCCGCGGACCTGGACTTCTCCAAGCGCGTCGTCGGCGAGGTGGAGAAGCTGCTGGCCGCGCAGGACCTGTCCAAGTACGGGCCGGACTTCCACACGGCCATCACTGGTACCTTCCAGAAGAAGCTGGATCAACAGAAGCAGATCGGCCGGGACATCGCGGTGTCCTCGGCGGTGGCGGGCGTGCTGCTGCTGATCTACCTGCTGCTGCACTTCCGCAGCGCGCTCGCGGTGGCGGTGGTGCTGGCGCCGGTAGGCATGGGCCTGGCGTGGACGTACGGGCTGGTGGGCGTGGCGTACGGGCGGGTGAACCTGCTCACGGGCTTCCTGGGCGCCATCCTCGGAGGTCTCGGCATCGAGCACGGCATCCACCTGCTGGGGCGCTACCTCTATCTGCGCGGCCAGAAGTGGCAGGCGGAGGCGGCCACGCGCGAGGCCTTCACGCACACGGGCAGCGCGGCGCTCACCTCGGCGCTCGTGGCGGCGCTCACCTTCTTCCTGCTGGGCACCTCGCACTTCCGCGCGTTCCGTGAGTTCGGCGTCATCGCCGGCTTCGGCATGCTGCTCATGGTGCTGGCCTACGTGCTGGTGCTGCCCGCGGTGCTGGGGCTGGCAGCGAAGCTGGGCTGGAAGCCCGGCCCGGGCGCCACGAAACACCAGCGCTCTCCGCTGGGCCGCCTGCTGGTGCGGCTGCACCGCCCCCTCACCGTGGTGTCGATGGTGGTCATCGCCCTGCTGGTGGCGAACGTGGGCCGCGTGCGCTTCAACTACAACTTCGGCTCGCTGGCGGATCAGCACCTGCCCTCCTTCGTGCTGGACCGGCAGGTGACGCAGCTGATTGGCTACTCGCAGTCTCCTCTGGTGATGCTGCCCCACAGCCCGGCGGAGGAGAGTGCCGTGGTGGAGGAACTGCACGCGAACCAGGCCCGTCTGGGCGAGCACTCCACGGTGGACTTCATCGCCTCGCTGGACACGCTGGTGCCGCGGGACCAGGTGAAGAAGCAGGAAGTGCTCCGCCGCCTCCAGACCCTGCTGGAAGATGTGCCCGAGGGGCAGCTCGACGCCCAGCAACGCGAGCAGCTCGCGGAGCTGCGCCAGGCGACGCGGGCCGAGCCCTTCACCCTCGAGCAACTGCCTGCCTCCATGCGCCGGCCCTTCACGGACCTGAGCGGCCAGAGCCACTTCGTGCTGGTGTACCCGCGGGTGAGCCTGGATGACGGGCAGGGCATCCGCGCCCTGGCCCGCGAGCTGCGCCAGGTGAAGACGCCCAGCGGCGGGCCCGTCGCCGTGGCGGGCGAGCCCATGGTGCTCGCGGACATCCTCAACATGGTCACGCGCGAGTCGCCGTTCATTCTCATCGGCTCGCTGGTGGCGGTGCTGCTGGCCATGTGGGTGACTTTGGGGAGCCTGCGCCTGGCGCTGCTGTGCCTGACGCCCACCGTGGTGTCGCTGTTCGCGCTGGTGGGGCTGATGCCGCTGCTCAACGTGCAGTTCAACTACCTCAACATCCTCGTTATCCCCGTGCTCATCGGGACGACCGTGGATGCGGGCGTCCACCTGCTCACGCAGCTCGTGTCACCGGAGAGCGACTTCGTCTCCGTCTACTCAGAGACGGGCCGCGCCATCACGGGCGGTCTGCTGACGAGCGCCTTGGGCTTCGGCGCGCTCTTCCTCGCCGATCACCCGGGCCTCAACTCCATTGGCACGCTGGCCAACCTGGGCTTCGGCGTGAATCTGCTGGTGATGCTGGTGGCCTTCCCCGCGCTCCTGCTGCTGCTGTCCGAGCGGCGGCGGCGCAAGCGGCTCCAGCAGCAGGCCCATGCCCGGGACGAGGCGCTCCCTCCCCCGGCCCGGCCGAGCGACGCTCCCTCGGCGAGCTGATCCACACGCTTCAGATGGAAACGGGCCTCAGGGCGCGCTCCGGCGCACCCCTGGGGCCCGCTTGCGTTTCACAGAGGTTTCGTCGAGCCCCGGCACGAATTGACAGGCCCATGGAGCCGCCGCCCGGAGAGCGTGCAGCCACTCGGGCGGTCCCTGCACGTGTGGGTCTTACTGCTCAGGTTCCCGGCCAGAAGCGACACGGACACGAACAGACAAAGGGAGAGACACCATGAAGACCACGATGAAGTTCCTGGCCGCCGGTCTGCTCGCGAGCGCGCTGACCTTCGTTGGCTGCAAATCGAACTCTTCCGCCGAGCGCGCGAGTGAGCCCGCCACGGCACCCGCCACGGACACGGGTACTGACACGGGTACGGGTACCAGCACGACTCCCCCTCCGGGCACGGGCGGCTCGGGCGACATCAGCAAGACGAAGCAGTCGGATGACAACCTCCGCATGCCGGAGGAGGATCCGCTGCGCACCCCAGAGAGCGAGAGCATCCGCGACGCCGAGTCCGAGCCGGGCGTCCATGAAGGCAGCAAGGTGGATCCAGGCATCGGCGGCTCCGGCTTCCCCGACGACTCGGCCATCGACGAGAACCTGAACCCGGGCGGCAACGTGGACGACACGCTGCGCACGCCGGGCTCGCCCGCGGACATCGTCCCCGATAACAACCTCAACAACGACAGCACGCTGCCCGAGAACACGCGCTAACCCGCGCCTCTCCGCGAGCAGCAGCCCCGGCAGCGCCCACGCACCCGCGTGGGCGTTGCCGTTTGGAGCGCGGGAGAACAGGTCACCTTCTCCCTCCCATCACCGCGAGGAGCATCACGCGCCGCATCAACGCCACGCGTCACGGCCCAGGAGGCTCGACATGGCGGCGCAGGGTTGGTGAACCTGGAAGAACCCCCATGAAACAGTACGAGAAGAAGTACGACGCCGACGGCCACCCCTACCTCGAAACCTCGCTGCCGGGCCTTTTGCTCACGCGCCTGCCGCTGCTCAACAAGGGCACCTCCTTCACCTGGGAGGAGCGCAAGCAGTTCGGGCTGATGGGCGTGCTGCCCACCCACGTCTCCACGCTGGAGGAGCAGGTCGAGCGCTCCTACGCGAACTTCAAGAGCTTCCGCACGGACCTGGAGAAGCACGTCTTCCTGCGCGCGCTGCAGGACCGCAGCGAGGTGCTCTTCTACGCGCTCATCGATCGGCACATCGAGGAGATGATGCCCATCATCTACACCCCCACGGTGGCGCAGGCGGTGGAGCAGTTCAGCCGCATCTACCGCTACCCCCGCGGGCTGGTGGTGAACCCGGAGAACATCGGGCAGATCGACTCGCTCCTGGAGAACACGCCCTTCCCAGACGTGCAGCTCATCGTCGCCACGGACAACGAGGGCATCCTCGGCATTGGTGACCAGGGCTTCGGCGGCCTGGCCATCTGCATCGGCAAGCTGTCGCTCTACACGGCGGCGGCGGGCATCGACCCGGCGGTGACGCTGCCCGTGGAGCTGGACGTGGGCACGAACCGCAAGGACCTGCTGGAGGATCCGCTCTACCTGGGCGTGAAGCGGCCGCGCATGGAGGGCCAGGAGTACGACGACTTCATCCACCGCTTCGTCACCGCGCTCCAGCGCCGGTTCCCCAACGTGCTGCTGCAGTGGGAGGACTTCAGCAAGCAGAAGGCGTTCGACGTGCTGAGCCGGTACCAGGATGTGGTGCCCTCACTGAATGACGACATCCAGGGCACGGGCGCGGTGGTGCTGGCGGGACTGCTGGCGGCGGCGCGCACCAGCCAGCAGGACCTGAAGCAGCAGATGTTCCTCATCCACGGGGCGGGCGCGGGCGGCGTGGGCGTGGCGCGGCAGATCGCCCGGGGCCTGCAGCTGCAGGGGCTGACCCTGGATCAGGCGCGGCAGCGCATCTTCCTGATCGACTCCAAGGGCCTCATCCTGAAGGACCGCAAGGGGCTGGAGCCGTACAAGCTCGAGTTCGCCCACGAGCCAGCGCGGGTGGCGGGCTGGAAGCTGCAGAACGGCATCCCGAGCCTCCTGGAGACGGTGAAGGAGGCGAAGGTGACGGTGCTGCTGGGCCTGTCCGGGCAGCGCGGGGCGTTCGGCGAGGAGGTGGTGCGAGCGGTGGCGGCGAACACGCCGTACCCGGTGGTGTTCGCGCTCTCCAACCCCACGGCGAACAGCGAGGCGGTGCCGGCGGACATCTACCGGTGGACGGAGGGCAAGGCGCTGGTGGCCACGGGCAGCCCGTTCGACGACGTGATGTGGGACGGGGCGGCGCACCCGGTGGGCCAGGGCAACAACGCGTTCATCTTCCCAGGCCTCGGGCTCGGCGTGCTCGCGAGCCGGGCGCGTCGGGTGACGGATGGGATGCTGACCGCCGCGTCACTGGCGCTCTCCGAGTTCGTGGACAAGGGGCGGCTGGCGCAGGGCGGGCT
Protein-coding regions in this window:
- a CDS encoding alkaline phosphatase family protein; protein product: MLKPRRKRWPWLLAGLVVLGVTYMLRPAPPKGRPADPPYLTFFLVDGLSQEVFQRELEAGRLPNFSRLISEGLYVEDGIAAFPSMTGYGFYPFITGQDAVRSGVLGLRWFRREAPEGNFRAYVGRTNVMMNEDFAAEPRTLFECFPGQHSFSVNSYANRGVVRNEKLGWGFSMAKYQEKYPLIRFLGGTPWLGPRFIPDWYGAETQVLELALEDLADKPKVQWVTFASPDGRNHIVGTDDTYVKLVRHIDSLIGRYREESQRLGQEEHRLYAVISDHGVTDVHKNVDLRVALGTAGLRAWRGEATHLRQSRLNDPISTWADTDVVLAVNGNTMNYVYLRNPAAQGEQAWRTQPAPGTAFQLPPHQGGAPVDVVKVLREAEGVELVVTRADAAGQVRVFSRTGEGRITPSEGGLSYSCEGEDPLGYAQGEASRVLCDGRPRSDRDWLKATHALGFPDAVVRLHRLMSAPDVADLVVTAALGYDLAADYELVVGNYRGGHGGLRADQLRVPYILSGPGVPMGQRLATARAEDIGATVLRLAGCPPAEQRAGEDLIPAVATPAPP
- a CDS encoding efflux RND transporter permease subunit; translation: MASDPTTPAGWRGRLEQRLGGLADYNYRHPWLALAIALALSVLGVFFARGLSLDANLVSLLPQSFQSVKDLQELEERFGGLGWVAVVGEGADPEALRRFADDLAPQLEALPDIRFVESKRPGPFLQEHALYFLSLEDLLQVEQRIDARLTYEKQRANPLYVPLVDEPVPSLDFSDLEAKYGAGSVRRLSGPTGGEYYLDPVARRVVLLAKPEGISADLDFSKRVVGEVEKLLAAQDLSKYGPDFHTAITGTFQKKLDQQKQIGRDIAVSSAVAGVLLLIYLLLHFRSALAVAVVLAPVGMGLAWTYGLVGVAYGRVNLLTGFLGAILGGLGIEHGIHLLGRYLYLRGQKWQAEAATREAFTHTGSAALTSALVAALTFFLLGTSHFRAFREFGVIAGFGMLLMVLAYVLVLPAVLGLAAKLGWKPGPGATKHQRSPLGRLLVRLHRPLTVVSMVVIALLVANVGRVRFNYNFGSLADQHLPSFVLDRQVTQLIGYSQSPLVMLPHSPAEESAVVEELHANQARLGEHSTVDFIASLDTLVPRDQVKKQEVLRRLQTLLEDVPEGQLDAQQREQLAELRQATRAEPFTLEQLPASMRRPFTDLSGQSHFVLVYPRVSLDDGQGIRALARELRQVKTPSGGPVAVAGEPMVLADILNMVTRESPFILIGSLVAVLLAMWVTLGSLRLALLCLTPTVVSLFALVGLMPLLNVQFNYLNILVIPVLIGTTVDAGVHLLTQLVSPESDFVSVYSETGRAITGGLLTSALGFGALFLADHPGLNSIGTLANLGFGVNLLVMLVAFPALLLLLSERRRRKRLQQQAHARDEALPPPARPSDAPSAS
- a CDS encoding NAD-dependent malic enzyme, which encodes MKQYEKKYDADGHPYLETSLPGLLLTRLPLLNKGTSFTWEERKQFGLMGVLPTHVSTLEEQVERSYANFKSFRTDLEKHVFLRALQDRSEVLFYALIDRHIEEMMPIIYTPTVAQAVEQFSRIYRYPRGLVVNPENIGQIDSLLENTPFPDVQLIVATDNEGILGIGDQGFGGLAICIGKLSLYTAAAGIDPAVTLPVELDVGTNRKDLLEDPLYLGVKRPRMEGQEYDDFIHRFVTALQRRFPNVLLQWEDFSKQKAFDVLSRYQDVVPSLNDDIQGTGAVVLAGLLAAARTSQQDLKQQMFLIHGAGAGGVGVARQIARGLQLQGLTLDQARQRIFLIDSKGLILKDRKGLEPYKLEFAHEPARVAGWKLQNGIPSLLETVKEAKVTVLLGLSGQRGAFGEEVVRAVAANTPYPVVFALSNPTANSEAVPADIYRWTEGKALVATGSPFDDVMWDGAAHPVGQGNNAFIFPGLGLGVLASRARRVTDGMLTAASLALSEFVDKGRLAQGGLYPRMDKIHVASKQVAVAVIRQAQKEGVAAEQLPEDLEAHLEARMWRPEFLPIRKGRGG